One window of Metopolophium dirhodum isolate CAU chromosome 3, ASM1992520v1, whole genome shotgun sequence genomic DNA carries:
- the LOC132940317 gene encoding transmembrane protein 47 isoform X1 produces MAQLAQSTTVETITITRPLKVIALICGLIVIVLMLLTLTSTDWLLSAGWRQGLFSHCIAVNAPTPLPFNVPDNGPDCYPTREVGYIRVAAALCIVTLVTDIVATLLTGLGLRSKDQRTKYKFYRVAVYVMLLALLSLLIALIVYPVCFAAELNLGNRTVWEFGWAYGVGWGAGIFLFGAVVLLLCNKESEEIYYKERKVTSSA; encoded by the exons atggCCCAATTGGCCCAATCGACTACAGTTGAAACTATTACTATCACTAGACCTTTAAAA GTGATCGCTTTGATATGTGGTCTAATTGTAATTGTTCTGATGCTACTGACGTTGACGTCCACTGATTGGTTATTGTCAGCCGGTTGGCGTCAAGGTTTGTTTTCTCATTGCATTGCGGTCAATGCTCCTACACCGTTACCATTTAATGTACCTGATAACGGTCCAGATTGTTATCCAACACGTGAAGTTG GATACATAAGAGTAGCTGCAGCTTTGTGTATAGTTACGTTGGTCACAGACATAGTGGCTACTCTTTTAACGGGGCTTGGGTTGAGAAGCAAAGATCAACGAACCAAATACAAATTCTACAGAGTAGCTGTTTACGTTATGTTACTTGCAT TATTATCCTTATTGATAGCGTTGATTGTGTATCCAGTATGTTTTGCTGCTGAATTAAATTTAG ggAACCGCACTGTGTGGGAGTTTGGATGGGCCTACGGCGTTGGATGGGGTGCCggaatatttttgtttggtgCTGTTGTATTGCTGTTATGCAACAAAGAATCCGAAGAAATCTACTATAAAGAACGTAAAGTGACTTCGTCCGCCTAG
- the LOC132940317 gene encoding transmembrane protein 47 isoform X2 codes for MQSDKGYSAQVIALICGLIVIVLMLLTLTSTDWLLSAGWRQGLFSHCIAVNAPTPLPFNVPDNGPDCYPTREVGYIRVAAALCIVTLVTDIVATLLTGLGLRSKDQRTKYKFYRVAVYVMLLALLSLLIALIVYPVCFAAELNLGNRTVWEFGWAYGVGWGAGIFLFGAVVLLLCNKESEEIYYKERKVTSSA; via the exons ATGCAGTCCGACAAGGGTTACAGTGCTCAG GTGATCGCTTTGATATGTGGTCTAATTGTAATTGTTCTGATGCTACTGACGTTGACGTCCACTGATTGGTTATTGTCAGCCGGTTGGCGTCAAGGTTTGTTTTCTCATTGCATTGCGGTCAATGCTCCTACACCGTTACCATTTAATGTACCTGATAACGGTCCAGATTGTTATCCAACACGTGAAGTTG GATACATAAGAGTAGCTGCAGCTTTGTGTATAGTTACGTTGGTCACAGACATAGTGGCTACTCTTTTAACGGGGCTTGGGTTGAGAAGCAAAGATCAACGAACCAAATACAAATTCTACAGAGTAGCTGTTTACGTTATGTTACTTGCAT TATTATCCTTATTGATAGCGTTGATTGTGTATCCAGTATGTTTTGCTGCTGAATTAAATTTAG ggAACCGCACTGTGTGGGAGTTTGGATGGGCCTACGGCGTTGGATGGGGTGCCggaatatttttgtttggtgCTGTTGTATTGCTGTTATGCAACAAAGAATCCGAAGAAATCTACTATAAAGAACGTAAAGTGACTTCGTCCGCCTAG